In one window of Tellurirhabdus rosea DNA:
- a CDS encoding vitamin K epoxide reductase family protein: MNPTQLSYELREGESEDLTRRRWMVGLSMLGAAAGQVVGLYQTGIIKHLPDPPISLFNSDKVDASDYGYKRLDTPDALMMLVNYGITAWLAGAGGINRAEEQPLLPIATAAKAVVDSATALKLGVEEWEENKALCFYCQVATVASLATVALALPEAVKAFRNLFR; encoded by the coding sequence ATGAACCCAACTCAACTAAGCTACGAACTCCGGGAAGGAGAGAGTGAGGACCTGACGCGCCGCCGCTGGATGGTGGGCCTGTCGATGCTGGGAGCCGCTGCCGGGCAGGTGGTCGGACTGTACCAGACCGGAATCATCAAACATCTGCCGGACCCGCCGATTTCCCTTTTCAATTCGGATAAAGTGGATGCTTCGGATTACGGGTACAAGCGGCTCGATACGCCGGATGCGCTAATGATGCTGGTCAATTACGGCATTACGGCCTGGCTGGCTGGAGCCGGAGGAATTAACCGCGCCGAGGAACAGCCGCTGCTGCCCATTGCCACGGCGGCCAAAGCGGTAGTGGATTCGGCCACGGCCCTGAAACTGGGCGTGGAGGAGTGGGAAGAAAATAAAGCTCTGTGTTTTTATTGTCAGGTGGCCACCGTCGCCTCGCTGGCAACGGTGGCGCTGGCCCTGCCGGAAGCCGTCAAAGCTTTCCGGAATCTATTTCGTTAG
- a CDS encoding cellulase family glycosylhydrolase, whose amino-acid sequence MNLNVISSQQTYRFQAGLPNQIVGQWSEEQAHAWYAAQPWMTGCNFNPSTAINQLEMWQAETFDPETIDRELGWARSLGFNTMRVFLHYLVWQHDREGLKQRMDQYLTISMKHGIRTMFVFFDDCWNPNPQIGPQPDPMPGVHNSGWMQCPGQKEVSDTTLYPVLEEYVTDLLAAFADDERVVMWDLYNEPGNSAHVNESVPLLKKVFEWAWSVRPSQPLTVGIWNFSEQFDLLNTMSLFYSDIVSFHFYWDIPGMEKIITKCQAYQRPVLCTEYMGRTTGCYFETHLPVLKQHNIGAINWGLVSGRSNTIYPWGSPEGSPEPAVWFHDILRADGTPFDEREVKFLQEIHRATEQVPVETVTA is encoded by the coding sequence ATGAACCTGAACGTCATTTCATCCCAGCAGACTTACCGTTTTCAGGCGGGCCTGCCGAACCAAATTGTCGGACAATGGTCGGAGGAACAGGCGCACGCCTGGTATGCCGCCCAACCCTGGATGACCGGCTGTAATTTCAACCCCAGCACTGCCATCAACCAACTGGAAATGTGGCAGGCCGAAACGTTCGATCCCGAAACGATCGACCGCGAGCTTGGCTGGGCGCGTAGCCTCGGCTTTAATACGATGCGCGTTTTTCTGCATTACCTCGTCTGGCAGCATGACCGCGAGGGCCTGAAGCAGCGCATGGATCAATACCTGACGATTTCGATGAAGCACGGCATCCGCACGATGTTTGTCTTCTTCGACGATTGCTGGAACCCGAACCCGCAGATCGGGCCGCAGCCCGACCCGATGCCGGGCGTGCACAACTCCGGATGGATGCAGTGCCCCGGCCAGAAAGAGGTAAGCGACACGACGCTTTACCCGGTTCTGGAAGAGTACGTTACCGACCTGCTGGCGGCCTTTGCCGACGACGAGCGGGTGGTGATGTGGGACCTGTACAACGAGCCGGGCAACTCGGCGCACGTGAACGAATCGGTGCCGTTGCTGAAGAAGGTCTTCGAATGGGCCTGGTCGGTGCGGCCTTCGCAGCCGCTGACGGTCGGCATCTGGAACTTCTCGGAGCAGTTTGACCTGCTGAACACCATGTCGCTGTTCTACTCCGACATTGTCAGCTTCCATTTTTACTGGGACATTCCCGGCATGGAAAAGATCATCACGAAGTGCCAGGCGTACCAGCGTCCGGTTCTCTGCACCGAGTACATGGGCCGCACGACGGGCTGTTATTTCGAAACGCACCTGCCCGTGCTGAAGCAGCATAACATCGGCGCCATCAACTGGGGTCTGGTGTCCGGTCGCAGCAACACAATTTATCCCTGGGGCTCGCCGGAAGGTTCCCCGGAACCGGCGGTCTGGTTCCACGACATCCTGCGCGCCGACGGTACGCCGTTTGACGAGCGCGAAGTGAAGTTCCTTCAGGAGATTCACCGCGCTACGGAGCAAGTGCCGGTTGAAACTGTAACTGCATAA
- a CDS encoding L,D-transpeptidase family protein, producing the protein METEKRNRLIAGISVGLVALVAIFFLVRSYIKKDPATGEITFGDPKKPAWNRTEALQLMSRLTQFADSVGVDTSRYSLSGAATEPEVDKKFRQLLAELRYGQKVTGLMQNPFEEKIDTVWVGSIELKPELVDSLHRTSEFAPYRQLVEHYGRLKRTAGGDTLKQIQKTLNFYRWLNRYELDRFAVVNIPAAELNVFDRTGKRLMPMEVIAGSLDNKTPLFTSYVTDIIAYPYWNVPDGIAQTELLPRIQRNVGFIDNQNLEVLDKKSGKVLDPYSIDWASVSSDNFPYRIRQTSGCHNSLGLIKFNLNGPGAIYFHDTNSRSLFTATTDRWRSHGCVRLEKPVELANYMLEAVKFDEGFYNRCLIDQKPSTFPLPKKFPVVVIYNLADVNQQGQLVFYKDVYKMKV; encoded by the coding sequence ATGGAAACTGAGAAAAGAAATAGATTGATAGCGGGGATAAGTGTCGGACTGGTAGCGCTTGTGGCGATTTTTTTTCTGGTCAGGAGTTACATTAAAAAAGATCCGGCAACGGGAGAAATAACCTTTGGCGATCCCAAGAAACCCGCCTGGAACCGGACCGAAGCGCTGCAACTGATGAGTCGCCTGACTCAGTTTGCCGATTCGGTGGGCGTGGACACCAGCCGTTACAGCCTCTCGGGCGCGGCGACCGAACCGGAAGTGGACAAAAAATTCCGGCAACTGCTGGCCGAACTGCGCTACGGACAGAAGGTGACGGGCCTGATGCAGAATCCGTTCGAGGAAAAGATCGACACCGTCTGGGTCGGCAGCATTGAGCTCAAACCCGAACTGGTCGATTCGCTGCACCGCACCTCCGAATTTGCGCCCTACCGCCAGCTGGTCGAGCACTACGGGCGGCTCAAACGCACCGCAGGCGGAGATACGCTGAAACAGATTCAGAAAACGCTGAACTTCTACCGCTGGCTGAACCGCTACGAACTCGACCGGTTTGCCGTCGTGAACATCCCAGCCGCCGAACTGAACGTTTTCGACCGGACCGGCAAGCGGCTGATGCCTATGGAAGTGATTGCCGGCAGCCTCGACAACAAAACTCCGCTGTTTACCAGTTACGTGACGGACATCATCGCTTACCCGTACTGGAACGTGCCCGACGGCATTGCCCAAACGGAACTGCTGCCGCGGATTCAGCGCAACGTCGGCTTTATCGATAACCAGAACCTGGAAGTACTGGACAAGAAATCCGGGAAAGTCCTGGACCCGTACAGCATCGACTGGGCGTCTGTGTCGTCGGATAATTTCCCGTACCGGATTCGGCAAACGTCCGGCTGTCATAATTCGCTGGGTTTGATCAAATTCAACCTGAATGGGCCGGGGGCCATTTATTTCCACGACACCAACTCCCGTTCGCTGTTTACGGCGACGACCGACCGCTGGCGCAGCCACGGCTGTGTGCGTCTGGAAAAACCCGTAGAACTGGCGAATTATATGCTGGAGGCGGTCAAGTTTGACGAAGGTTTTTACAACCGCTGTTTAATCGATCAGAAGCCGTCTACCTTCCCGCTGCCGAAGAAATTTCCGGTCGTGGTCATCTACAACCTGGCCGACGTGAACCAGCAGGGGCAACTGGTCTTTTACAAGGACGTTTACAAAATGAAGGTGTAA
- a CDS encoding GAF domain-containing protein has translation MATLPAEFEALLHSSEPPEDILERLVRRVGEVLKADRCFLYVRRPHERRGRIMFCWRKDETIPDVIQPDWQEDTTTLPDEDPLFNAALTGRLSVYVDDVETAPPTVLNREFEHRTFGHRALIHAHATENGQLWGILQPAVFGKPRHWTDADRSLMEMLLPRLVDVLKRQPDRQADSGR, from the coding sequence ATGGCTACGCTGCCCGCTGAGTTTGAGGCCCTGCTGCATTCGTCCGAACCCCCGGAAGACATCCTCGAACGCCTGGTCCGGCGGGTGGGCGAGGTGCTGAAGGCGGACCGCTGTTTTCTGTATGTCCGCCGTCCCCACGAACGGCGGGGCCGCATTATGTTCTGCTGGCGCAAAGACGAGACCATTCCCGACGTGATCCAGCCGGACTGGCAGGAAGATACCACTACGCTGCCCGACGAAGACCCGCTCTTCAATGCGGCCCTGACCGGGCGGCTGTCCGTGTATGTCGACGATGTGGAAACGGCGCCACCGACCGTTCTGAACCGGGAATTTGAGCACCGCACCTTCGGCCACCGGGCGCTTATTCATGCCCACGCCACCGAAAACGGGCAGCTCTGGGGCATCCTCCAGCCCGCCGTTTTCGGAAAGCCGCGTCACTGGACCGATGCCGACCGTTCGCTCATGGAAATGCTGCTGCCCCGGCTCGTAGACGTGCTGAAACGGCAACCAGACCGGCAGGCGGACTCCGGCAGATAG
- a CDS encoding murein L,D-transpeptidase catalytic domain family protein, translated as MKKILALALSLCSFTTISNHSLPAPVSVTAPDARTASYMAVYEELRLDEYGLRRDVFEYALKGLQKMPSIRPVISIADLSQPSSNKRLYIIDLAKRKLLFNTYVAHGRNSGELNALNFSNKNSSYQSSLGFYQTMQTYQGKHGLSLKLKGLEKGFNDNAYDRAIVIHGADYVCEDFIRRTGRLGRSQGCPAIPNDLTPTIIEAIKGGTCLFLYHPSQQYLKMSSFLS; from the coding sequence ATGAAAAAGATTCTTGCGCTTGCTCTGTCCCTGTGCAGCTTCACCACGATCAGTAATCACTCGCTTCCCGCTCCCGTCTCTGTAACTGCTCCTGACGCCCGAACGGCCTCATACATGGCGGTTTATGAAGAACTGCGCCTCGACGAATATGGCCTGCGCCGCGATGTGTTCGAATACGCTCTGAAAGGTTTGCAGAAGATGCCGTCCATCCGCCCCGTCATCTCCATCGCGGACCTGAGCCAGCCTTCCAGCAACAAACGGCTGTACATCATCGACCTGGCGAAACGGAAACTGCTCTTCAATACGTACGTCGCCCACGGGCGCAATTCGGGTGAACTCAACGCTCTGAATTTCTCCAACAAAAACTCATCCTACCAGTCCAGCCTCGGCTTTTACCAGACAATGCAAACCTACCAGGGCAAGCACGGTCTGTCGCTGAAACTGAAAGGACTGGAAAAAGGCTTTAACGACAACGCCTACGACCGGGCTATCGTGATTCACGGGGCCGATTATGTGTGTGAAGACTTTATCCGCCGCACGGGTCGTCTGGGCCGTAGCCAGGGCTGCCCCGCCATCCCCAACGACCTGACGCCCACCATCATCGAGGCCATCAAGGGCGGAACCTGCCTGTTTCTGTACCACCCGAGCCAGCAGTATCTGAAAATGTCGTCGTTCTTGAGTTAA
- a CDS encoding M48 family metalloprotease, with translation MFLFQRIRFTFVKLAALQLLFAFHQAQAQGFHIICSLGGNPGYNPLYDQPPTAYAVAEINQIASHLCPMGCGSFSLVGNPFVPNAAALTLAPGVTKIAYNPVFMNNLHFTYGPAASYGVLAHEFGHHIDFFNPAAWMDHSWGRELRADAWAGCALAKAGLGIQEMSVALQAIANYPSPSHPGWQQRLPALYSGFINCGGRQQRWPQQSLPLTSR, from the coding sequence ATGTTCCTGTTTCAACGCATACGTTTCACTTTCGTAAAGTTAGCTGCTCTGCAATTGCTTTTTGCTTTCCATCAGGCCCAAGCCCAGGGCTTTCATATTATTTGTTCACTAGGAGGAAATCCCGGATATAACCCGCTCTATGACCAACCTCCTACAGCGTATGCCGTTGCAGAGATCAATCAGATTGCCAGCCATTTGTGCCCGATGGGTTGTGGAAGTTTTAGCCTGGTAGGAAATCCGTTTGTGCCCAATGCAGCCGCATTAACCCTGGCACCGGGCGTGACAAAGATTGCCTACAACCCGGTTTTTATGAATAACCTTCACTTCACGTATGGGCCGGCAGCGAGTTATGGAGTCCTTGCCCATGAATTTGGACACCACATAGACTTTTTCAATCCTGCCGCATGGATGGATCACTCGTGGGGGCGAGAATTAAGGGCCGATGCCTGGGCGGGGTGTGCGCTGGCAAAAGCCGGCTTAGGAATTCAGGAGATGAGTGTTGCACTACAGGCTATTGCAAACTATCCTTCTCCCTCTCACCCAGGCTGGCAACAGCGTCTCCCAGCTTTATATTCTGGCTTTATAAAC
- a CDS encoding cold-shock protein, translated as MQTGKVKFFNESKGYGFIKPDDSSEDIFVHVSGLIDQVRENDSVKFEVEKGRKGLNAVNVELI; from the coding sequence ATGCAAACAGGTAAAGTAAAATTCTTCAATGAGTCCAAAGGATACGGATTCATTAAGCCGGACGATTCAAGTGAAGACATCTTCGTCCACGTTTCAGGACTGATTGACCAGGTTCGTGAAAACGACTCGGTTAAATTCGAGGTGGAAAAAGGCCGTAAAGGTCTGAACGCCGTTAACGTTGAGCTGATCTAA
- a CDS encoding MBL fold metallo-hydrolase has translation MEALTKPETTTEDESAYSVAPDVAGMKIIFVNVYFVGEPRPGSDWVLVDAGTSGSANRIRQQAEKLFGPNNPPKAIVLTHGHFDHVGALDGLLAEWDVPIYAHPLEMPFLRGKSHYPPPDPAVGGGAMAYLSWLFPTHPYDFGDRVKPFPEDGTIPEMPDWKVIHTPGHAPGHVSLFRSTDRVLIAGDAITTTNQNSAIAVMTQKEELHGPPAYFTIDWVAARSSIQKLAALNPTAVGTGHGKALKSSALPQHLDNLLARFDDMEVPKGGRYVRQPAHTDEEGIVDMPAPVSYHVARAIGIGLIVGTVMWLLSGSDRDDD, from the coding sequence ATGGAAGCTTTAACGAAGCCCGAAACCACCACCGAAGACGAATCAGCCTACTCGGTTGCCCCGGACGTTGCGGGGATGAAGATCATTTTTGTAAACGTTTACTTCGTGGGTGAGCCTCGTCCCGGTAGCGACTGGGTGCTGGTTGATGCGGGGACTTCCGGTTCGGCGAACCGCATCCGGCAGCAGGCCGAAAAACTGTTCGGGCCGAACAACCCGCCGAAAGCGATTGTGCTGACCCACGGGCACTTCGACCATGTCGGGGCGCTCGACGGCCTGCTGGCGGAATGGGATGTGCCAATCTACGCCCATCCGCTCGAAATGCCGTTTCTGCGCGGCAAATCGCATTATCCGCCGCCGGACCCGGCGGTGGGCGGCGGAGCGATGGCGTACCTGTCGTGGCTTTTCCCGACGCATCCCTATGATTTCGGCGACCGCGTAAAGCCGTTTCCGGAGGATGGGACCATTCCCGAAATGCCGGACTGGAAAGTAATCCATACGCCCGGCCACGCACCCGGCCATGTGTCACTGTTCCGGAGCACCGACCGGGTGCTGATTGCCGGGGACGCTATCACGACGACCAACCAGAACTCGGCCATTGCGGTCATGACGCAGAAGGAAGAACTGCACGGTCCGCCGGCTTACTTTACCATCGACTGGGTGGCTGCCCGCTCATCCATCCAGAAACTGGCGGCGCTGAATCCCACGGCGGTCGGCACCGGGCACGGCAAGGCCCTCAAAAGTTCGGCACTGCCGCAGCATCTGGATAATCTGCTGGCCCGCTTCGATGATATGGAGGTTCCCAAAGGCGGCCGGTATGTCCGCCAGCCCGCCCATACGGATGAAGAGGGAATTGTCGATATGCCCGCTCCGGTGTCCTACCACGTGGCACGGGCCATCGGCATCGGACTCATCGTCGGCACGGTGATGTGGCTCCTGAGCGGAAGCGACCGGGACGACGATTAA
- a CDS encoding endonuclease/exonuclease/phosphatase family protein, whose amino-acid sequence MPSAFSLNISGYDTRHGKWQDRIGQVRAAIDHLDADVVVLQGVAYDRRINIKNQAEQLAEILTDYSFSHYEPMSTTGGVTESLAVLSKVAPSDVFVHRLSRRPEVTDTDRVLMHAAFSFADGRAFNVFNVNLSPVYEQAFDNIRDLMLYVNAFELPGLIIGDFNRPHNSPLMANMREGGWSDAYTTLLPNDDGYTFESPNPTVRRTQAWVKGIEPKKARVIMSETNDIRMSGHRGLYISWE is encoded by the coding sequence ATGCCATCCGCATTTTCGCTCAATATTTCCGGATACGACACTCGTCATGGCAAATGGCAGGACCGCATAGGACAAGTCCGGGCGGCCATCGACCATCTGGACGCCGATGTGGTGGTATTGCAGGGAGTTGCGTACGATAGACGAATCAATATAAAAAATCAAGCTGAACAACTGGCGGAAATCCTGACCGATTACTCCTTCAGCCATTACGAACCCATGAGCACCACCGGGGGCGTTACCGAAAGTTTAGCCGTGCTTTCGAAGGTCGCGCCCTCCGATGTGTTTGTCCACCGCCTGAGCCGTCGCCCGGAGGTGACCGATACCGACCGGGTGCTGATGCACGCCGCTTTTTCGTTTGCCGACGGCCGGGCGTTCAACGTCTTCAACGTCAATCTCTCGCCGGTCTATGAGCAGGCGTTCGACAACATCCGGGATTTGATGCTATACGTCAATGCCTTCGAGTTGCCGGGGCTGATTATCGGCGATTTCAACCGGCCGCACAACAGCCCGTTGATGGCCAACATGCGCGAAGGCGGCTGGTCCGACGCCTACACGACCCTGTTGCCGAACGACGACGGGTATACCTTCGAAAGCCCCAACCCGACCGTCCGCCGGACGCAGGCCTGGGTGAAAGGCATCGAACCCAAAAAAGCCAGAGTAATCATGAGTGAAACCAACGACATCCGGATGTCCGGGCATCGGGGGCTGTATATTTCCTGGGAATGA
- a CDS encoding sensor histidine kinase: MRQVFWIYWLLVLGSYPGPTVAQVGPPVYPVNHRTVQCFFPQGLALFRDSTGRMNVEQVAARSRFRPTTSPVSVEGAAPHWIRFSVRNTESRPLTMLLEVGYSYFNEVQAFVLTDDRWVGQSPRLHWQTPFLARPVPHRYFVLPMAFAPEKTSTVYLKLRKEPGTHRLPVRLWKPAVFTQHALNDNTLWGGITGWLLFAVVWGAYLAISRHGSLYGLYSVYVFAHLGALMASEGVWGELYLDGQLGLRGIHVSDVFIGLIMGGNLLFLRVLLESKTYVPRWVYRLSNGVLLLWAFWLAGYFAEAWLIQRFGPASTGWKRLQQVLYDGKYLLYPPIFIFVISFIYLGLRQRVYLLAFVPIIFVAATFFLTNLLTPNQLVYVPMPVYGLTVVFETAVLMFGLAYRFKAYRDERERLLREQHQLTLNVQQDERRRLARDLHNQIGPDLAVLKLQMEKDEITLPKPLTFFVRAYITRLERIIHDVRGVSHALMPAELSQQGLVPSLTQFVEQLSGLPNGPEVNFTHNVAAPLPEQTSQLVFQVARELIHNSIKHAQASIIDLELYQQNGSLLLKVVDNGQGYDLSALDQRQVGIGLRSIQASIAKLDGNLEIHPNTGKGMSHKVILPIG; encoded by the coding sequence ATGAGACAGGTCTTTTGGATTTACTGGCTGCTTGTATTGGGAAGCTATCCCGGCCCTACGGTGGCGCAGGTGGGTCCACCGGTGTATCCGGTCAATCACCGCACCGTCCAATGCTTTTTTCCGCAGGGATTGGCCCTTTTCCGGGATTCGACGGGGCGCATGAACGTGGAGCAGGTGGCCGCCCGGTCGCGTTTCAGGCCCACAACTTCGCCCGTTTCCGTGGAAGGCGCCGCGCCGCACTGGATTCGGTTTTCGGTGCGTAACACGGAGTCGCGGCCGCTGACGATGCTGCTGGAAGTGGGCTATTCGTATTTCAATGAGGTTCAGGCGTTCGTCCTGACAGACGATCGGTGGGTTGGGCAGTCGCCGAGGCTCCACTGGCAGACGCCCTTTCTGGCCCGGCCCGTGCCTCACCGGTACTTCGTGCTGCCGATGGCTTTTGCGCCGGAAAAAACCAGCACGGTCTACCTGAAGCTGCGTAAGGAGCCCGGAACCCACCGCCTGCCCGTCCGGCTATGGAAACCGGCCGTTTTTACGCAACACGCCCTTAACGACAATACGCTCTGGGGCGGCATCACGGGCTGGCTCCTGTTTGCGGTAGTGTGGGGGGCTTATCTGGCGATCTCCCGGCACGGCAGCCTGTACGGGCTCTACAGCGTTTACGTTTTTGCGCACCTCGGCGCACTCATGGCGAGCGAAGGCGTTTGGGGCGAGTTGTATCTCGACGGGCAACTCGGACTACGCGGTATTCACGTCAGCGACGTGTTTATTGGCCTTATCATGGGCGGCAACCTGCTCTTTCTTCGTGTCCTGCTGGAAAGTAAAACCTACGTCCCCCGCTGGGTTTACCGTCTCAGTAATGGCGTCCTGCTGCTATGGGCTTTCTGGTTGGCCGGCTATTTTGCCGAAGCCTGGCTTATTCAGCGGTTCGGGCCAGCGTCCACCGGTTGGAAAAGGCTACAACAGGTACTTTACGATGGAAAATACCTTCTTTACCCTCCCATTTTCATTTTCGTTATTAGCTTTATCTACCTGGGGCTTCGCCAACGGGTTTATCTTTTGGCTTTTGTCCCTATCATCTTCGTGGCCGCCACGTTCTTTCTGACCAATCTGCTTACTCCAAACCAGCTGGTGTATGTGCCTATGCCCGTGTATGGACTTACCGTAGTGTTCGAAACCGCCGTACTGATGTTTGGGCTGGCTTACCGCTTCAAGGCATATCGCGACGAACGGGAACGGCTCCTCCGCGAACAGCACCAACTCACCCTCAACGTGCAGCAGGATGAACGGAGGCGGCTCGCCCGCGATCTCCACAACCAGATTGGACCCGACTTGGCGGTGCTGAAACTCCAGATGGAAAAAGATGAAATTACATTACCAAAGCCGCTGACCTTTTTTGTGCGGGCCTATATCACCCGGCTCGAACGCATTATTCACGATGTGCGTGGTGTCTCTCACGCGCTCATGCCCGCTGAGTTGAGCCAACAGGGTTTGGTCCCTTCGCTCACGCAGTTTGTCGAACAATTATCCGGGCTCCCCAACGGCCCGGAAGTAAATTTTACGCATAACGTGGCAGCCCCCCTGCCCGAACAGACGAGCCAACTGGTCTTTCAGGTTGCCCGTGAACTGATTCATAATTCTATCAAACATGCACAGGCATCCATCATCGATCTGGAACTCTACCAGCAAAACGGGAGTCTACTGCTGAAAGTAGTGGACAATGGACAGGGATACGACCTCTCAGCCCTCGATCAGCGGCAAGTAGGTATCGGCCTCCGCAGCATCCAAGCCAGCATAGCAAAACTGGACGGTAACCTTGAAATTCATCCAAATACTGGAAAGGGAATGTCGCATAAAGTCATCTTACCTATTGGATAA
- a CDS encoding glycoside hydrolase family 127 protein — MLRSLLLPCLLLFCRLCPAQDYPLVPVPFTDVKINRGFWFPRLEINRTVTLPFDFKKCEETGRITNFAVAGGLAPGTFRGIRYDDSDVFKVMEGAAYSLQTHYDARLDRYLDSLITLVAAAQEPDGYLYTIRTILKDSTARKDKGAGPTRYSYEAHSHELYNVGHMYEAAVAHHLATGKRNFLDIAVKNANHLLQVIGPQPGQLVVVPGHEETELGLAKLYRVTGDRRYLDFAQFLVDMRGRADKRKLYDEFAGYGPAYFQDHLPVTQQREATGHAVRAGYLYAAMADLAAMKQQKAYLEALTDIWTDVVERKQYITGGLGAKESGEAFGKPYELPNQEAYAETCAAVANMLWNHRMFLLTGEARYMDVFERVLYNGFLAGVSLEGDKFFYVNPLASDGQHKFNVRTAATRAPWFNTSCCPTNVVRFLPSLPGYIYALRGNALYVNLLTENETEVTLNNQKVKISQQTNYPWEGSVRLTVSGEKPVAFPMMLRIPGWATGQPMPGSLYQYTNPASKPIQVLINGKPQSIKTENGYVRLSRTWKPGDVVTLRLDMPVREVVANEKVTSDKGLIAIERGPLVYCAEGIDNNGQALKATLAPGQRFSTVVQKDLLGGITVLKSSAPAALTLIPYYAWSNRGPGEMTVWFGQRRGN; from the coding sequence ATGCTTCGCTCGCTCCTGCTCCCCTGTCTGCTCCTCTTTTGCCGGCTCTGTCCGGCTCAGGATTATCCGCTAGTTCCGGTCCCGTTTACGGACGTAAAAATCAACCGGGGCTTCTGGTTTCCGCGTCTGGAAATTAACCGAACCGTGACGCTTCCCTTTGATTTTAAGAAGTGCGAAGAAACCGGGCGGATCACCAACTTTGCCGTGGCGGGCGGACTGGCTCCGGGCACCTTCCGCGGCATTCGGTACGACGACTCGGACGTGTTCAAGGTGATGGAAGGCGCGGCGTATTCCCTGCAGACGCACTACGACGCCCGGCTCGACCGCTACCTCGACAGTCTCATCACGCTGGTCGCCGCGGCCCAGGAGCCCGACGGCTACCTCTACACCATCCGGACCATCCTCAAAGACAGCACCGCCCGCAAGGATAAAGGGGCTGGCCCGACGCGCTACAGCTACGAAGCCCACAGCCACGAACTGTACAACGTCGGGCATATGTACGAAGCGGCCGTGGCGCACCACCTGGCGACCGGCAAACGCAATTTTCTCGACATCGCCGTCAAAAACGCCAACCACCTCCTGCAGGTTATCGGGCCGCAGCCGGGTCAGCTGGTGGTAGTGCCGGGGCACGAGGAAACAGAGCTTGGACTGGCCAAACTCTACCGGGTCACGGGCGACAGGCGGTATCTGGACTTTGCCCAGTTTCTGGTGGACATGCGCGGGCGCGCGGACAAGCGCAAGCTGTACGATGAATTTGCCGGGTACGGCCCCGCCTACTTTCAGGACCATCTGCCCGTGACCCAGCAGCGGGAAGCCACCGGCCATGCCGTCCGGGCGGGCTACCTGTACGCGGCTATGGCCGATCTGGCCGCCATGAAACAGCAGAAAGCGTATCTGGAGGCGCTTACCGACATCTGGACCGACGTGGTCGAACGGAAACAATACATCACCGGCGGCCTGGGCGCGAAGGAAAGCGGCGAAGCGTTCGGGAAACCCTACGAACTGCCCAATCAGGAAGCCTATGCCGAAACCTGCGCCGCGGTAGCCAACATGCTCTGGAATCACCGGATGTTTCTGCTGACCGGCGAAGCCCGCTACATGGACGTCTTTGAACGGGTGCTGTACAACGGTTTTCTGGCGGGGGTTTCGCTGGAAGGCGACAAGTTTTTTTACGTAAACCCGCTGGCCTCCGACGGGCAGCACAAGTTCAACGTCCGGACCGCCGCTACCCGCGCTCCCTGGTTCAACACCTCCTGCTGTCCGACGAATGTGGTCCGTTTTCTGCCCTCGCTGCCGGGCTATATCTACGCACTCCGGGGCAATGCACTGTATGTCAACCTCCTAACCGAGAACGAAACGGAGGTTACCCTAAACAACCAGAAAGTTAAGATCAGCCAACAGACGAACTATCCCTGGGAAGGCAGCGTCCGGCTGACGGTCTCGGGGGAAAAACCGGTGGCGTTTCCGATGATGCTCCGCATTCCGGGCTGGGCCACCGGACAGCCGATGCCTGGCTCCCTGTACCAGTACACCAACCCCGCCTCCAAGCCCATCCAGGTGCTGATCAACGGGAAACCCCAGTCGATCAAGACCGAAAATGGCTACGTCCGGCTGTCCCGCACCTGGAAACCGGGTGACGTGGTCACGCTGCGGCTCGATATGCCGGTGCGGGAAGTGGTCGCCAACGAAAAGGTAACGTCCGATAAAGGCTTGATCGCCATTGAGCGCGGGCCGCTCGTCTACTGCGCCGAAGGCATCGACAATAACGGACAGGCCCTGAAGGCCACGCTGGCACCCGGTCAGCGCTTCTCTACGGTGGTCCAAAAGGATCTGCTGGGTGGGATCACGGTGCTGAAGTCCTCAGCGCCAGCAGCCCTAACGCTGATTCCGTACTACGCCTGGTCGAACCGGGGGCCCGGCGAGATGACTGTCTGGTTCGGGCAAAGGCGCGGAAACTGA